In Nocardia sp. NBC_00403, one DNA window encodes the following:
- a CDS encoding LLM class flavin-dependent oxidoreductase: MSSPRQLSLNAFIYPSGHHEAAWRHTDSQPGRIYDVAYYQEIGRTAEAAKLDAVFFADGPALRTNVKHNAGSGLEPITLLTAIATATTHLGLIATASTTYYEPYNLARLFSTLDHISGGRAGWNIVTTGTDLAAANFGLAEHPSHAERYARAREFVDAVVALWDSWEDDAIVLDQAAGIYADPDKIHPIDFVGEYLKVRGPFNAPRTPQGYPVLVQAGASNDGRAFAGKYAEAIFTAHQRLEDAQDFYSDIKAKAREFGRDADHIKILPGISPFIADTEAAAKKLEREFNELTVPEYGLKQLEGIAGKSLRHLALDEPVPVELFSDAGDVTDNARSRLQVVAGIVQRERPTVRGLLHRLAGARGHRVFAGTPEQVADTIEEWFRNGAADGFNVMPPYYPGGLEVFAETVVPILQQRGLFRTEYAGSTLRDHFGLPRPESQFARRPALAP; encoded by the coding sequence ATGAGCTCACCGCGTCAACTCAGCCTCAATGCGTTCATCTACCCCTCCGGGCATCACGAGGCAGCGTGGCGGCACACCGACAGTCAGCCGGGCCGGATCTACGACGTTGCCTATTACCAGGAGATCGGCCGCACCGCCGAAGCCGCGAAACTCGACGCGGTGTTCTTCGCCGACGGGCCGGCGTTGCGTACCAATGTCAAACACAATGCGGGCTCGGGGCTGGAGCCGATCACGCTGCTCACCGCCATCGCCACGGCGACAACCCATCTCGGCCTGATCGCGACCGCCTCGACCACCTACTACGAGCCCTACAATCTGGCCAGGCTGTTCTCCACCCTGGACCACATCTCCGGTGGCCGGGCCGGGTGGAATATCGTCACCACCGGAACCGACCTCGCCGCAGCCAATTTCGGTCTCGCCGAGCATCCGTCGCACGCCGAGCGCTACGCCCGAGCCAGAGAGTTCGTGGATGCGGTCGTCGCGCTGTGGGACAGCTGGGAAGACGACGCGATCGTGCTCGACCAGGCGGCAGGGATCTACGCCGACCCGGACAAGATCCATCCGATCGACTTCGTCGGCGAATATCTGAAGGTGCGTGGGCCGTTCAATGCGCCGCGCACGCCGCAGGGGTATCCAGTGCTGGTGCAGGCCGGGGCCTCCAATGACGGCCGTGCGTTCGCGGGCAAGTACGCCGAAGCGATCTTCACCGCGCATCAGCGCCTCGAAGACGCGCAGGATTTCTATTCCGATATCAAGGCGAAGGCCAGGGAATTCGGTCGCGACGCCGACCACATCAAGATCCTGCCCGGCATCAGCCCTTTCATCGCCGACACCGAGGCGGCCGCCAAGAAGCTGGAACGGGAGTTCAACGAGCTCACCGTCCCCGAGTACGGCCTGAAGCAGTTGGAGGGCATCGCGGGCAAGAGCCTGCGCCACCTCGCGCTCGACGAGCCGGTGCCCGTCGAATTATTCAGCGACGCAGGCGATGTCACCGACAACGCCCGAAGCCGTCTGCAAGTGGTCGCAGGCATCGTGCAGCGTGAACGCCCGACCGTCCGCGGCCTGCTGCACCGCCTCGCGGGCGCCCGCGGGCATCGCGTATTCGCGGGCACACCGGAGCAGGTGGCCGACACCATCGAGGAATGGTTCCGCAACGGCGCCGCCGACGGCTTCAACGTCATGCCGCCCTACTACCCCGGCGGTCTGGAGGTCTTCGCGGAAACAGTGGTCCCGATCCTGCAGCAGCGTGGCCTCTTCCGCACCGAATACGCCGGCAGCACTCTCCGCGACCACTTCGGCCTGCCCCGCCCCGAAAGCCAATTCGCCCGCCGCCCGGCCTTGGCTCCGTGA
- a CDS encoding alpha/beta hydrolase: protein MSPLEERHPSTVTDWDDERRKARLRDTGQGHGWKSLRRTRLALLRVAALLLAGLVLFAQYWVHDVAPEQARLARTEPAILPVAPPADAENWDTVVVDMVGLGGLNAGNTAAALPALSRMGVVWAIKYDNSGIDTRVIAELIIRAAQMSGLKNIVLVGHSMGGVIALEVARHIHTDSDRRLVSVILDCTPMDLNAVRPESRGRGEDMLRWMAWLPGARESRGLRLTVETYARRDRFFDRGGAGMPGIRVAKLGGVVSDVLREKIFSRDAASNGLIESQFLAIVAGGALNDLRALSRPVDGKPRPAIVFIRPRNPDNDRVVDVEYSHQVLIERAGGIDGTLLVVMTRNTGHANPMQRPREYNTVIEQQILPFVQRFQQQVRATASAAGPR, encoded by the coding sequence ATGTCGCCGTTGGAGGAACGGCACCCGTCCACCGTCACGGACTGGGACGACGAGCGACGCAAAGCCCGCCTGCGGGATACCGGCCAAGGGCATGGGTGGAAGTCGTTGCGCCGCACCCGGCTGGCGCTGTTGCGGGTCGCCGCACTACTGCTCGCGGGACTCGTGCTGTTCGCCCAGTACTGGGTGCACGACGTCGCGCCGGAGCAGGCCAGGTTGGCGCGTACCGAGCCTGCCATCCTGCCGGTCGCGCCCCCGGCCGACGCCGAGAACTGGGACACCGTCGTGGTCGACATGGTCGGCCTCGGCGGCCTCAATGCCGGCAATACCGCCGCGGCACTGCCGGCGCTGAGCCGAATGGGCGTGGTGTGGGCCATCAAATACGACAACAGCGGCATCGACACCCGGGTGATCGCCGAGTTGATCATCCGCGCCGCGCAGATGTCGGGACTGAAGAACATCGTGCTGGTCGGGCACAGCATGGGCGGGGTGATAGCGCTGGAGGTCGCCAGGCACATCCACACCGACAGCGACCGCCGCCTGGTGTCGGTGATTCTCGATTGCACGCCGATGGACCTGAACGCGGTGCGCCCGGAAAGCCGCGGCCGGGGCGAGGACATGCTGCGTTGGATGGCGTGGTTGCCCGGCGCGCGGGAGAGTCGCGGGCTGCGCCTGACCGTGGAAACCTACGCGCGCCGCGACCGCTTCTTCGACCGGGGTGGCGCAGGGATGCCGGGCATCAGGGTCGCGAAATTGGGCGGGGTGGTGTCGGATGTGCTGCGCGAGAAGATCTTTTCCCGCGACGCGGCGAGCAACGGACTCATCGAGTCGCAATTCCTGGCGATCGTGGCAGGCGGCGCGCTCAACGATCTGCGTGCACTGTCGCGCCCCGTGGACGGCAAACCGCGCCCGGCCATCGTCTTCATCCGTCCGCGCAATCCCGACAACGACCGGGTGGTCGACGTCGAATACTCCCACCAGGTGCTGATCGAGCGCGCCGGCGGCATCGACGGCACGCTGCTGGTGGTGATGACGCGAAACACCGGCCACGCCAACCCGATGCAGCGGCCCCGCGAATACAACACGGTGATCGAGCAGCAGATTCTGCCGTTCGTGCAGCGCTTCCAGCAGCAGGTCCGTGCGACGGCCAGTGCGGCCGGGCCGCGCTGA
- the bioB gene encoding biotin synthase BioB, whose protein sequence is MTQAPVQTDILAIAREQVLERGAGLTQEQTLEVLRLGDDRLEDLLALAHEVRMKWCGPEVEVEGIISLKTGGCPEDCHFCSQSGLFQSPVRAAWLDIPSLVEAAKQTAKSGATEFCIVAAVRGPDERLMAQVAAGVEAIRNEVDIQVACSLGMLTQEQVDQLAAMGVHRYNHNLETSRSHFPNVVTTHSWEERWDTLRMVREAGMEVCCGGILGMGESLEQRAEFAADLAKLDPDEVPLNFLNPRPGTPFGDLEVLPASDALRAVAAFRLALPRTMLRFAGGREITLGDLGAKQGILGGINAVIVGNYLTTLGRPAEADLDLLGELKMPIKALNETL, encoded by the coding sequence GTGACCCAGGCACCCGTTCAGACCGATATCTTGGCCATTGCCCGCGAGCAGGTGCTCGAGCGTGGTGCCGGCCTGACCCAGGAGCAGACCCTAGAGGTGCTGCGGCTCGGTGACGATCGGCTCGAAGACCTACTGGCCCTCGCGCACGAGGTGCGCATGAAGTGGTGCGGCCCCGAGGTCGAGGTCGAGGGCATCATCAGCCTCAAGACCGGCGGCTGCCCGGAAGACTGCCACTTCTGTTCCCAGTCGGGCCTGTTCCAGTCGCCGGTGCGCGCCGCCTGGCTCGATATTCCCAGCCTCGTCGAGGCGGCCAAGCAGACCGCCAAGTCCGGCGCCACCGAGTTCTGCATCGTCGCCGCTGTCCGCGGCCCGGACGAGCGGCTGATGGCGCAGGTCGCCGCGGGTGTCGAGGCCATCCGCAACGAGGTCGACATCCAGGTCGCCTGTTCGCTGGGCATGCTCACCCAGGAGCAGGTCGACCAGCTGGCCGCCATGGGCGTGCACCGCTACAACCACAACCTGGAGACCTCCCGTTCGCACTTTCCGAACGTGGTCACCACGCACAGCTGGGAAGAGCGCTGGGACACCCTGCGCATGGTGCGCGAAGCGGGCATGGAGGTGTGCTGCGGCGGTATCCTCGGCATGGGCGAAAGCCTGGAGCAGCGCGCCGAATTCGCCGCCGATCTCGCGAAGCTCGATCCCGACGAGGTCCCGCTGAACTTCCTCAACCCGCGCCCCGGCACCCCTTTCGGTGACCTCGAAGTGCTGCCCGCATCCGATGCGCTGCGCGCCGTCGCCGCGTTCCGACTTGCGTTGCCGCGCACCATGCTTCGCTTCGCGGGTGGCCGCGAGATCACCCTCGGCGACCTCGGCGCGAAGCAGGGCATCCTCGGCGGCATCAACGCCGTTATCGTCGGCAACTACCTGACCACCCTCGGACGGCCCGCCGAAGCAGACCTGGATCTGCTCGGCGAGTTGAAGATGCCCATCAAAGCGCTCAACGAAACGCTCTGA
- a CDS encoding TetR/AcrR family transcriptional regulator C-terminal domain-containing protein, translating to MQLHRADVVDGAVAILDQYGLADLTMRRLAGSLQVQPGALYWHFPNKQALLGAVADKILAPMDEPIDAIEWSGQITELAHRLRNCLLAYRDGAELVSATYASRLTTNKGRERLVSAAIRAGMPRHEGELAAYTLLYYVLGQTVDEQSRMQMDSVGALSDDASPLDETPDATARFDFGLQLFVGGVRHLLGTRVR from the coding sequence GTGCAACTGCACAGGGCGGACGTGGTCGACGGCGCTGTCGCCATTCTCGACCAATACGGTCTCGCCGATCTGACCATGCGCAGGCTCGCGGGCTCACTACAGGTGCAGCCCGGGGCCCTGTACTGGCATTTCCCCAATAAACAGGCGTTGCTCGGCGCGGTCGCCGACAAGATTCTCGCGCCGATGGACGAGCCGATCGACGCGATCGAATGGTCGGGCCAGATCACCGAACTGGCGCATCGCCTGCGCAACTGCCTACTGGCCTACCGCGACGGCGCCGAACTGGTCTCGGCCACCTACGCCTCCCGTCTCACCACGAACAAGGGCCGGGAACGCCTGGTGAGCGCGGCAATCCGCGCAGGCATGCCCCGGCACGAAGGCGAACTGGCCGCCTACACCCTGCTGTACTACGTCCTCGGCCAAACAGTCGACGAACAGTCCAGAATGCAGATGGACTCGGTCGGCGCCCTCTCCGACGACGCCTCCCCGCTCGACGAAACCCCCGACGCCACCGCCCGTTTCGACTTCGGCCTGCAACTGTTCGTCGGCGGCGTCCGCCACCTCCTCGGCACCCGCGTCCGCTGA
- a CDS encoding ABC transporter substrate-binding protein — translation MHQPRTFMTGLRGRTIAAVLVAATAATLGLAGCANSDKTSATTVADVPLPTEIPAGTKLVVADQQERLQSVLRLSGELDKLPFKVEFANFIGGPAILEAFRGGAADVAPVGDVPPIHALAAGQDVPIVAAYQTSASALKLAVAPGKTATTLADLKGKKIAYAEGTAQQAAVLRALAKAGLKTGDVQLIRLQLAEFLDAVRTGQVDIAPLIEPNVTRLLRTPGTSLIPDSETTGIYGGLAYLYARRAVVGDPAKAAATRALVGAYVRAHQWANTHQDEWARRYYVDIQKVSADDAQRIVESLGTYTFPHLDQVLIDRQQATIDVIDGAGELPKKVRAAGGFDLRFDAPVTQAVTESGAAFEPRAR, via the coding sequence ATGCACCAACCACGCACGTTCATGACCGGCCTCCGTGGCCGCACTATCGCCGCAGTGCTCGTCGCGGCGACCGCTGCGACGCTCGGTCTGGCCGGCTGTGCGAACAGTGACAAGACCTCGGCCACTACCGTCGCCGACGTCCCGCTGCCGACCGAGATTCCCGCGGGCACCAAACTCGTTGTCGCCGACCAGCAGGAGCGGCTGCAATCGGTGCTGCGGTTGTCCGGCGAACTGGACAAGCTGCCGTTCAAGGTCGAATTCGCCAACTTCATCGGCGGGCCCGCGATTCTCGAGGCCTTCCGTGGCGGCGCCGCCGACGTCGCGCCGGTAGGCGATGTCCCGCCGATCCACGCGCTGGCGGCCGGGCAGGATGTGCCGATCGTCGCGGCGTACCAGACCAGCGCCAGCGCACTGAAGCTCGCGGTGGCTCCCGGCAAGACCGCAACCACGCTGGCCGATCTGAAGGGCAAGAAGATCGCCTACGCCGAAGGCACCGCCCAGCAGGCTGCGGTGTTGCGCGCGTTGGCCAAGGCCGGGCTGAAAACCGGCGACGTGCAACTGATTCGGCTGCAACTGGCCGAGTTCCTCGACGCGGTGCGCACTGGGCAGGTCGACATCGCACCGCTGATCGAGCCGAACGTCACGCGGCTGCTGCGCACGCCTGGCACCTCACTGATCCCGGACTCCGAGACCACCGGTATCTATGGCGGATTGGCCTACCTGTACGCGCGCCGTGCCGTCGTGGGGGACCCGGCGAAGGCCGCGGCCACACGCGCATTGGTCGGCGCCTACGTGCGGGCGCACCAATGGGCCAATACCCACCAGGATGAGTGGGCGCGTCGGTATTACGTCGACATCCAGAAGGTCAGCGCCGACGACGCCCAACGCATCGTCGAATCGCTCGGTACGTACACCTTCCCGCACCTGGACCAAGTGCTCATCGACCGCCAGCAAGCCACCATCGATGTCATCGACGGTGCCGGTGAGCTGCCGAAGAAGGTACGCGCCGCAGGCGGTTTCGACCTGCGCTTCGATGCTCCCGTCACCCAGGCCGTCACCGAAAGCGGCGCCGCGTTCGAACCGAGGGCACGGTAA
- a CDS encoding DUF1353 domain-containing protein, whose translation MAFVGNGPVVEELDAKFWRVAAPLVYHGADEEFVVPEGFRTDFASVPRAFVWLIPRYGVYTRAAILHDYLRSSGVVGTADADGIFRRALREARVSVPRRWIMWAAVRLGSRLRGAGPLDIARFVLIAALAVPFLAIPATVVQLFLMLFWLVELVFWGVANIGRRATAPPPPTPQMKTA comes from the coding sequence GTGGCGTTCGTCGGTAACGGGCCGGTCGTCGAGGAGCTCGACGCGAAGTTCTGGCGGGTGGCCGCGCCACTGGTCTATCACGGTGCCGACGAGGAATTCGTTGTCCCCGAAGGCTTTCGCACCGATTTCGCCTCGGTGCCGCGCGCGTTCGTCTGGTTGATTCCCCGCTACGGCGTCTACACCAGGGCCGCCATTCTGCACGACTACCTGCGCAGCTCCGGCGTGGTCGGCACGGCCGACGCAGACGGCATCTTCAGGCGCGCACTGCGCGAGGCAAGAGTGTCGGTGCCGCGCCGCTGGATAATGTGGGCCGCAGTGCGTTTGGGCAGCCGCCTGCGCGGCGCAGGCCCGTTGGACATCGCCCGCTTCGTGCTGATCGCCGCGCTGGCAGTGCCGTTCCTCGCTATTCCCGCGACTGTGGTGCAGCTGTTTCTCATGCTGTTCTGGCTGGTCGAGCTGGTGTTCTGGGGCGTGGCGAACATTGGACGCCGGGCGACTGCGCCGCCACCGCCGACGCCGCAGATGAAGACGGCCTGA
- a CDS encoding ABC transporter permease, translated as MATVDAGVLGRFGRARTAPAPVLARRKPSRPRLGPGRPIPFGIAVGPVLLVATWVIGSASGTLDPETLPAPWTVAETAGGLISDGRLQSNLLTSVKRAGVGLGLGVVIGVVLAVIAGLSRIGEALVDGPIQIKRAIPTLALIPLFIVWFGIGEEMKLLVITTSVAIPIYLNTHAQLRSVDSRYVELAATVGLSRWGFIQRIALPGSLPGFFTGLRLAVTIAWLALVVVEQVNATSGIGYLMTQARTYGQIDVIVVGLVIYGLLGLFGDIAVRAVERRALSWRQTLAD; from the coding sequence ATGGCCACCGTGGATGCCGGTGTACTCGGTCGGTTCGGCCGTGCCCGCACGGCCCCGGCACCGGTGCTCGCCCGGCGCAAGCCGAGTCGGCCCAGGCTCGGCCCCGGTCGACCGATCCCGTTCGGCATCGCCGTCGGACCGGTGCTGCTGGTGGCCACCTGGGTGATCGGATCCGCCTCCGGCACGCTGGATCCGGAGACACTGCCCGCACCGTGGACGGTCGCCGAGACCGCGGGTGGCCTGATTTCCGATGGCAGACTGCAGTCGAACCTGCTCACCTCCGTCAAGCGTGCCGGCGTCGGGCTCGGCCTCGGTGTCGTCATCGGGGTGGTGCTCGCAGTGATCGCGGGACTGAGCCGGATCGGTGAAGCCTTGGTGGACGGGCCCATTCAGATCAAGCGGGCGATCCCGACGCTGGCGCTGATTCCGCTGTTCATCGTGTGGTTCGGCATCGGCGAGGAGATGAAACTGCTCGTCATCACCACCAGTGTGGCGATTCCGATCTACCTCAACACGCATGCGCAGCTGCGCAGCGTCGACTCCAGGTATGTGGAACTCGCGGCGACGGTAGGGCTTTCGCGCTGGGGATTCATCCAGCGGATCGCGCTGCCCGGATCGCTGCCCGGGTTCTTCACCGGCCTGCGGCTCGCGGTGACCATCGCCTGGCTCGCGCTCGTTGTCGTGGAGCAGGTCAATGCCACCAGCGGCATCGGCTATCTGATGACGCAGGCCCGCACCTACGGCCAGATCGACGTGATCGTCGTCGGACTGGTGATCTACGGCCTGCTCGGTTTGTTCGGCGATATCGCGGTGCGCGCGGTGGAACGGAGGGCACTGTCATGGCGGCAGACACTGGCCGACTGA
- the bsaP gene encoding biotin synthase auxiliary protein BsaP: protein MSTVMDMDERYNPFTGKRIVPGLDDPVPTAAALGLEPPRFCAECGRRMVVQVSPDGWWAKCSRHGVLDSASLERR, encoded by the coding sequence ATGAGTACTGTCATGGATATGGACGAGCGCTACAACCCGTTCACCGGTAAGCGGATCGTGCCGGGTCTGGATGACCCGGTGCCGACCGCTGCCGCGCTGGGGCTGGAACCGCCGCGCTTCTGTGCAGAGTGCGGTCGCCGGATGGTCGTGCAGGTGAGCCCGGACGGCTGGTGGGCGAAGTGTTCACGGCACGGGGTGCTCGACTCGGCGAGTCTGGAACGCCGCTAG
- a CDS encoding DUF2567 domain-containing protein, translating to MRREVRAAVVVGVAVLLLSVLGGVVWGWLAPTEQLLVVQPGRGSILTGESVHQFDALAIFVCVGAVTGVLSAVGAWRWRAVRGPIVQVGLLAGSLAGAFAMSWVGEQLTRWQHPRPHDPPVGQIVVLPTEVSSWLALIVQPLLASLVVLFVAALYPSDDLGTGFSGPLGKSRPVDDRSFTGASVYRPYVAEHAGNGPAPYGGYEQVPEPGSDSMPQSRPTH from the coding sequence ATGCGGCGTGAGGTGCGCGCCGCGGTGGTCGTCGGCGTCGCGGTGTTGCTGCTCAGTGTGCTCGGTGGTGTCGTGTGGGGTTGGCTCGCCCCGACCGAGCAGTTGCTGGTGGTCCAGCCCGGCCGTGGCTCCATACTGACCGGGGAGAGCGTGCATCAGTTCGACGCGCTCGCGATCTTCGTGTGCGTCGGCGCGGTGACCGGCGTGCTGTCCGCGGTGGGCGCGTGGCGGTGGCGTGCGGTACGTGGGCCGATCGTGCAAGTCGGGCTACTGGCCGGGTCTCTCGCGGGCGCTTTCGCGATGTCCTGGGTGGGCGAGCAGCTCACCCGGTGGCAGCATCCGCGTCCACACGATCCGCCCGTCGGGCAGATCGTCGTCCTGCCGACCGAGGTGAGCAGCTGGCTGGCACTGATCGTGCAGCCGCTGCTGGCGTCGCTGGTGGTGTTGTTCGTCGCCGCGCTCTACCCGTCGGACGATCTGGGCACCGGATTCAGTGGGCCGTTGGGGAAGTCCAGGCCGGTCGACGATCGATCCTTCACCGGGGCAAGCGTTTACCGCCCGTATGTCGCCGAGCATGCGGGCAATGGGCCCGCCCCCTACGGTGGGTACGAGCAGGTCCCGGAACCCGGATCCGATTCGATGCCGCAGTCTCGACCCACCCACTGA
- a CDS encoding ABC transporter ATP-binding protein, whose translation MAADTGRLNVVRTRDLYRGFGDRAVLRGIDLDIARGEFVALLGRSGSGKSTLLRALAELDYDVPGSGELTVPTERAVVFQDSRLLPWIRLLDNVTLGLSGAGAADRGRTALAEVGLAGREKAWPKELSGGEQQRVALARSLVREPQLLLADEPFGALDALTRIKMHALLQDLCAEHKPAVLLVTHDVDEAVLLADRVLVLDEGRIALDQRIDLARPRRHSDPGFTRLRESLLASLGVDTTPPHIDEEKKAS comes from the coding sequence ATGGCGGCAGACACTGGCCGACTGAACGTGGTGCGAACCCGCGACCTGTATCGCGGGTTCGGTGACCGGGCGGTCTTGCGCGGCATCGACCTCGATATCGCGCGCGGTGAATTCGTCGCGTTGCTCGGCCGCAGCGGTTCGGGCAAGAGCACCCTGCTGCGGGCGCTGGCCGAATTGGACTACGACGTGCCGGGATCCGGCGAGCTGACCGTGCCGACCGAACGCGCCGTGGTCTTCCAGGACTCGCGGCTGCTGCCATGGATCCGGTTGCTGGACAACGTGACTCTCGGCCTCTCCGGTGCCGGAGCCGCCGATCGCGGGCGCACCGCGCTGGCCGAGGTCGGCCTTGCCGGTCGGGAAAAGGCATGGCCCAAGGAGCTTTCCGGCGGCGAGCAGCAGCGGGTCGCGCTGGCGCGCTCGCTGGTCAGGGAGCCGCAACTGCTGCTGGCCGACGAACCGTTCGGTGCGCTCGACGCACTCACCCGCATCAAAATGCATGCGCTGCTGCAGGACCTGTGCGCCGAGCACAAGCCTGCGGTGCTGCTGGTGACCCACGATGTCGACGAAGCCGTGCTGCTCGCCGACCGCGTGCTGGTCCTGGACGAAGGGCGGATCGCGCTGGATCAGCGCATCGACCTGGCACGGCCACGCCGCCACAGCGATCCCGGCTTCACTCGGCTGCGGGAATCGCTGCTGGCCAGCCTCGGCGTCGACACCACGCCACCTCACATCGACGAAGAGAAGAAGGCGTCATGA
- a CDS encoding NUDIX hydrolase, with amino-acid sequence MPHSNTIHESLTAVFQVRRFPSDITAGPGPAERSGEVIRRCPPDQRTELAVLLWQRALDPQKGTWSLPGGRLRDDEDLDDSARRQLAEKVDVRELTHLEQLSVFSKPDRVPHPRRIASAYLGLVPLTADPQLPSDTAWHPVSALPDMSFDHGTVVDHARTRLAAKLSYTNIAFALAPDRFTMSTLREIYCAALGYDVDTTNLQRVLTRRKVITPTGATAAPGRAGGRPAAVYRFTDSGLRVTDEFAALRPPT; translated from the coding sequence GTGCCCCATAGTAACACCATCCACGAATCGCTCACCGCGGTGTTCCAGGTCCGGCGCTTCCCCTCCGATATCACCGCAGGTCCCGGCCCCGCAGAGCGCTCCGGCGAGGTCATCCGACGCTGCCCACCCGACCAGCGAACCGAACTCGCCGTGCTGCTGTGGCAGCGCGCACTCGACCCGCAGAAGGGCACCTGGTCGCTACCGGGCGGCCGACTGCGCGACGATGAAGACCTCGACGACTCGGCCAGGCGCCAACTCGCCGAAAAGGTCGACGTGCGCGAGCTGACCCACCTGGAGCAGCTGTCGGTCTTCAGCAAGCCCGACCGGGTCCCCCACCCGCGCCGCATCGCCTCGGCCTACCTCGGCCTCGTCCCGCTGACCGCGGATCCACAGCTGCCCTCCGACACCGCGTGGCACCCGGTCTCGGCCCTGCCCGATATGTCCTTCGACCACGGCACGGTCGTCGACCACGCCCGCACCCGACTCGCTGCGAAACTCTCCTACACCAACATTGCCTTCGCCCTGGCTCCCGACCGCTTCACCATGTCCACCCTGCGCGAAATCTATTGCGCTGCACTCGGATACGACGTCGACACCACGAACCTGCAACGAGTCCTGACCCGGCGCAAGGTCATCACTCCCACCGGTGCCACCGCAGCCCCCGGCCGCGCGGGTGGTCGGCCCGCCGCGGTGTACCGCTTCACCGACTCCGGCCTGCGCGTCACCGACGAATTCGCGGCGTTGCGCCCGCCGACCTGA
- a CDS encoding DHA2 family efflux MFS transporter permease subunit, whose protein sequence is MSTPMVSAVTQRWVLALGAIASLMAALDTLVVATALGTIRENLGASVQTLEWTVNGYNLSFAVLLMTAAVVGDRFGRRRMFAVGLAIFVAASAACAMSTSVAALIAARVVQGIGAALIMTLALALVSAVFPPQRRGMAMGILQGITGLAVACGPLVGGAVSEGLSWQWIFWLNVPIGLIAIPLVLNRIPETYGPDSTADVGGLALLTGGAFGVVWGLVRGNAAGWASAEIMVALVGGVVLIVAFTVWEARGPEPMIPMRLFASRGFAAGNTAIFLLFAGLFGSVFFYAQFLQIVFGYGPLGAGLRLLPWTLTLFFCAPVAGVVADRIGERPLMAGGLAMQAGGMFWIARIAEPAMAYGSLVIPLVISGIGVSMALPSAQTAVVGAVEHAMLGKAAGANSMMRELGGVFGIAVVVAVFTGAGGYRSAAEFVGGFGPAIAVGAGLSLFGAAVALALPGRRAAVAAAASPEVVAPV, encoded by the coding sequence GTGAGTACACCAATGGTTTCGGCGGTGACGCAGCGCTGGGTGCTCGCGCTCGGCGCGATCGCCTCGTTGATGGCGGCACTGGACACGCTGGTCGTCGCGACGGCGCTCGGTACTATTCGCGAGAATCTCGGGGCGTCGGTCCAGACGCTCGAATGGACGGTCAACGGATACAACCTGAGTTTTGCCGTATTGCTGATGACTGCCGCGGTCGTCGGCGACCGATTCGGTCGACGGCGGATGTTCGCGGTGGGGCTGGCGATCTTCGTCGCGGCGTCGGCGGCGTGTGCGATGTCGACCTCGGTCGCCGCGCTGATCGCGGCGCGCGTGGTGCAGGGCATCGGCGCGGCGTTGATCATGACACTGGCGCTGGCCTTGGTCAGCGCGGTGTTCCCGCCGCAGCGGCGTGGCATGGCCATGGGAATCCTGCAGGGTATTACGGGCTTGGCGGTCGCGTGCGGTCCGTTGGTCGGTGGCGCCGTATCGGAGGGGCTGTCCTGGCAGTGGATCTTCTGGCTCAACGTCCCGATCGGGCTCATCGCGATTCCGTTGGTGCTGAACCGGATTCCGGAGACCTACGGTCCCGATTCGACGGCGGATGTCGGAGGATTGGCCTTGCTCACCGGTGGTGCGTTCGGTGTGGTGTGGGGCTTGGTCCGCGGCAATGCCGCAGGGTGGGCCAGCGCGGAAATCATGGTCGCGCTGGTCGGCGGTGTCGTACTGATCGTTGCCTTCACCGTGTGGGAGGCGCGCGGGCCCGAGCCGATGATCCCGATGCGGCTGTTCGCCTCGCGCGGGTTCGCGGCCGGTAACACCGCAATCTTCCTGCTGTTCGCCGGGCTGTTCGGTTCGGTGTTCTTCTACGCGCAGTTTCTGCAGATCGTCTTCGGCTACGGGCCGCTAGGGGCCGGGCTGCGACTGTTGCCGTGGACGCTCACCCTGTTCTTCTGCGCACCGGTCGCCGGTGTGGTGGCCGACCGCATCGGCGAACGACCGCTGATGGCAGGTGGATTGGCTATGCAGGCGGGCGGCATGTTCTGGATCGCGCGCATCGCTGAGCCGGCAATGGCATACGGCTCCTTGGTCATTCCATTGGTCATCTCGGGAATCGGTGTATCGATGGCGCTGCCGTCCGCCCAGACAGCGGTGGTCGGCGCCGTCGAGCACGCGATGCTCGGCAAGGCGGCGGGCGCGAACAGCATGATGCGCGAGCTCGGTGGGGTATTCGGGATCGCCGTCGTGGTTGCGGTGTTCACCGGCGCGGGCGGTTACCGATCCGCTGCGGAATTCGTGGGCGGTTTCGGTCCGGCGATAGCGGTCGGAGCGGGATTGTCGCTATTCGGCGCGGCCGTCGCGCTTGCCCTGCCCGGCCGCCGGGCGGCTGTCGCCGCAGCCGCGTCGCCCGAGGTGGTGGCCCCGGTGTGA